The stretch of DNA GATCCAAAATTCCTCATCGATCCCTTGTTGCTCGATAACTCAACACAGATCGTGCTCTTCCACCTGTTTGAAGAGAATGAGGATGTGAGTGCGCTTCTACCTTTCCTCGTTGAATCTCTGGAGTTTTACACCGACCTCTCCAATCTGAGAGGCACGTTCAAAGTATCGGCACACTTGAGTTCGATGACGTCGAGAGGCACCGAGGCCGACGTCTTCATCGTCGACAACAACAATGTAGTGCTGGCAAAATTCATGGGCATCAACAGCAGAAGAATTATCCTCAGCGAAAATTGGAAGGAGTACATTGCACAACCGCAAACAACCTTCTTGACCGACACCATGCCATACATAGAAGCTGCTCTCGGTCACTCAGACCAGTTGAGCAATGCCATTTTGCAGTTGGGACAGCTGCCCGAAGACGAATCGACCTTGACCTGGTGCCTGGACTATGTGCTGCATAATAGCGAACGAAAAGATTTTCTAGCGCTGACAAATTTGCCGAGAAAACGCGAGTGGTTCTGCGGCAGAATCGCTGCCAAAGAGGCTGTACGCAGACTTCTAAAAGCCAGTCACAACCTCAGTGTCTGTTGTGCAGATATTATTGTCGCAACTAACGAACAGGGTCAGCCGTATGCCACCGGCAAGTGGATTGAAATCGTCGGATATGAGCCACATCTTTCAATCAGTCACAAAGCCGGAATAGCAGTGGCGTTAGCGGCACACAGACAGGGTTCGCGTGGCATAGGCATTGACGTTGAAATTATCGAACCAAAAGAAAATGGATTCGAAACGCTGGCGTTTCTTCCCGAAGAGATAAACGAGCTGCAAAAATCTGCCGGCTCGAATAAAGAAAAACGTGTCATACAATTTTGGTCAGCCAAAGAAGCTGTCGGTAAGGCGCTTGGCTTAGGACTCTCCGCGAACCCCCGCTCACTGAAAGCACAACTACTGGACGAACAGGATGATAAGGCGCGCTTTCTAGTGTCACCGCAAAACGGCGGCGCTTTCCTTGTTCATTGTCTGACAAAAGACGAAACAATCATCGCAGTGACTAACTTGCACAGCGACGGCTAGCGCGCCGTCTACTAACTGTTTGCAAAACTTCGGTTAACTAAATGGCACTGGTGCGTTAACTGTGTCGCAAGGCTTGGTTAACTGCCGCTCGCGATCTCACTTTCTAGCGTTGAATGTTCTGAGGGAATAGGAATGAACTCATCCTTCAACTCATAAAATGATGCGGAGATTCAATAGTGAAAGTCAAAATGATTTTGCCTGCGCTGACCGAGGCAAAGAGTCCATTTTATCGACCGATTAAATACTCGCTCTTTCCTCCATTGGGACTGGCGACCCTGGCAGCGCGCCTCCCACAGGGTTGGGACATTCAAGTAGTAGATGAGCACGTGGAAGAATTGCGGCTTGATGACGAACCAGATCTCGTTGTCATTCAAACTTACATAACATCCGCTTTCCGCGCCTACAAAATTGCCGATCACTATCGCAAGAATGGAGCGTTTGTCGTGATGGGCGGATTACATGTAACTTCACTGCCCGACGAAGCGTTGCAGCACGCAGACACCATAATTCTCGGCCCCGCTGGTGACGCATGGGGGCGCTTCATCAATGATTTCATCTCGGGAAAAACAGAACGAACATACGTAGCCAAAAAACGTTCCTTAGTCGGTGCGCCACCCATACGACGAGACTTGATCAAGCGTCACCTCTATCTCTGTCCCAACTCAATCGTCGTTTCACGCGGATGCCCGCACACCTGCGATTTTTGCTACAAAGAGGCTTTCTTTAAAGGAGGCAAGTCGTTCTACACTCAAGAAGTCGATGACGCATTGGCAGAGATTGAAAGACTTCCGGGGCGCCATGTCTATTTTCTAGACGATCATCTGTTCGGCAATGAGCGCTTTGCCAATGCCTTATTTGATGGAATGAAAGGGATGGGACGAGTGTTTCAAGCGGCCGGCACAATCCAATCAATATTGCGACCAGGACTTCTGGAAAAGGCAGCCGAAGCTGGATTGCGCAGTCTCTTCGTCGGTTTCGAGACTCTTAATCCGTCCAATCTACAAGACCATGACAAATATCAGAACCTCAATCGCGACTACAACTCCGCAATCAAACGTGTTCACGATTTAGGTGTAATGGTGAATGGAAGTTTTGTTTTTGGCATGGACCACGATGACGAAACAGTCTTCGATAGAACTGTGGATTGGGCTGTGAATCAGGGCATAGAAACAGCCACTTTCCATATATTGACGCCCTACCCGTCTACAGAATTACACAATCGAATGAGCACCGAAGGGCGCATGCTGCATCGCAATTGGGATCTGTATGATACGCGCCACGTCGTGCACAAACATCCAACGATGTCTGCGCAAACGCTTGAGGATGGTTATTGGCGGGCCTACAAAGATTTCTACCGTTGGCCGCACATCCTCAAAGGGGCAATGCAGAAAGATAATTTGCATGCCCAACTGCGACACCTCGCCTACGCAGGTGGATGGAAAAAATTCGAGCCACTCTGGGACGCAATCATAAAAACACAGAGAGTAACTAGAATGCTGCCACTTCTAGAAGAAGTACTGGCTGCGTTCGGCAAATTCAATTCCGATTCTGAAAAGTCCGACAAACCATCGGCTGAATTGAGCAAGGTGGCCTAGCCAGAGCAAGACCCAATCAGCCGGACTTGCCTGGTTTCTGCCAGCCGTCACCTGCATCTCGACTTGCCCGGTTCTACCAGGCAAATTCTCACATCTCGACTGTGCCACAGAGCCGCCACAAATGTGCCACCGGCGAGTCACCTGGATTTCGTATGCTTCAAGGGTCGGAAGTCAACCGACGACTACTTTACTAACAGACGGAGACCATTATGACTGCTAACAGAGATAGAGTTGAGCACGCAATAACAGAAACCCTGAACGGACAGCAGCTTGGTCGTCCAAACATACAGTGTCAACTGGAAGAGATGCGGCGCGCCGACCCACGTAATTACCTCGACAACATTCGAATGATGGAAAAGATCACGTCAAACTACAAAGACTTTCCACACCTCGAACTGTACAACGCAGAGCGCGATGCGGAACGTGCGGAAAGAACCGGACGCGCTGGACAAGGCTCACCGCGCCAGATGCGCATCGAAGCGGCACCACGAATACCTGTAACACGCGAAGACTTGCCACCGCTTCATACATCAAGCAGTTATAGGGGCGATTCATTCAGCTACGCCTCAGGCGGAGCTACCGGATCAGACTATCAACACACAGGATCAGTGTATCAACCTACAGGATCATGGCAACAATCTACAGAATCCGATTATTGGCGAGCTCGTCCGAACAGCTACTAAGAATTTTCGACGAGGGATAAATTGCCACTCGCTCTGACGGGTGGCAGAAATCTCATTTCTACAATCCAAGGAGTTCCTACGATGACTGCAGATTTTCACAACTTCGATGCTATCGCAAAGACAGAGAAGATGAACGGACCAGACCAGAAACTTTCTGAGAATCCAATCAATGCCCAGATGCAAGGACTGAGAGAATCAGACCCAAAAGGCTACATCGCCAATTTGAAACAAATGGATAACGCCGGTCACGCTCAGCAATGTTGTCCCAAGCTTGAACTGCTGGACGCAAACGCTTTGAGCGAGAAAAAACAAGCACTTCTAAAAGATCAAGCGAATCAAGTTGAAGCAGAAGCAAAAAATGGTGCGAATCAGGCGAAAAAGTTCTCAGAGAATGGCGGTGGACCAAAAGACGGAAGACCCGTAAATTTTCAGGATCTGAGCGTCAAAGATGTAGAAATCAAAATCAAGCTCGACGTCGCATCGACTCTGCCAAAAACTCCAGATGTCGCCTTGCCGAACTACACAATTTACGACTGAGAAACGTGACCGCTCCCGCTCCAACACGTTTCATTCACATCACCAAATTCCAACCACCGTAAAAAGTGGTTGGAATTTGATTGATTTCTGGTGTCTAGAAATTTCTATTCAACATTGAACGAAAGCCATTTCCAGGGCTTGTATTTCCAAAAATGCTACCGCTGTTATTGAACCGACCGTTGTTAAAACGACCAGGCAACAGGGCATTCAGTATGCGACTCAACAGATTACGCTTGTGCTTGCGTCGATTCAAAATACCGTTGTTGTTGAGCAGTCCATTATTATTGTGAAACAAGCTGCCGCTATTGAAGACGCTATGGTTGGTCAGACCATTTGTGAGAGTGTTTGAAACCGGCGAGGATACTGACGACAAGCCGTTGGTAAGCGATCCACCATGATTTCCAAGCAGAGACGTGCCACCACCGAGCAACGAGTTACCATTAGTCAGCCCTGAGGAAGGGTTAAGTCCATCAAGCACATGATGATTGCGGCAAAAAGCTCCAGACGGCATGAGCGTGACGATCAGAGCTGCAACAGGTAATCCAACTTTCCAATTCATGATTCCCTTCCTTTGATAAACATCGGAGTGCTAACAGCCGTCCGCAAAAGGGACGTTCTAAAGAGGTAAGACGATGACATTCACGAATTGATTCCGTGAATTGTTCGTGAAGTCAGTAAATAGTGCGTGACGCGGAGTACCGAGTGCGCAGGGCCAGTACCAATGTTTCTGAAGGAATGGTCAGCGATTCAGCATCGCTTGTTCATCAGCGTGATAACTACTGCGCACAAGTGGACCAGCAAATACGTTTTTGAATCCCATATCCATGCCGATGCGATTCATACGCTCAAAAACTTCAGGCTCAACCCAGCGATCGACAGGAAGATGTTTTGGAGTCGGCTGCATGTATTGACCGAGAGTGATCAAATCGCAGTTCACCTTTCGCCACTCTTTCAGAACTTCTATGACCTCGTCGTCAGTTTCGCCAAGTCCCATCATCAAGCCTGACTTTGTCACGAAACCGGCTTCATGAGCACGGGCAATCAACTCGAGACTACGGTCGAAACGTCCCTGCGGGCGCACCTGCAGATACAAGCGCGGAACCGTTTCAATGTTGTGATTCAATACATCAGGCCGCGCTTCCAGCACCGTATTCAGTGCATCCCAGTTACCGCAGAAATCTGGAATGAGAACTTCAATCTTTGTCTGCGGCGATAAGCGTCGTGTTTCCAGAATCGTTTCAGCCCAAACTGAAGCACCCCCATCCTTAAGCTCGTCGCGATTGACCGACGTGATGACGGCGTACTTAAGCTGCATTTTCGCAACCGCTTCAGCGACCCGGCGCGGCTCGTCCAGGTCTAGCTCGGTTGGACGCCCGGTTATGACGTTGCAGAAACCACAGCTGCGCGTGCAGATATTGCCCAGAATCATAAAGGTGGCTGTGCCGCGAGACCAGCACTCGCCCCGGTTAGGACAGGCGGCAGACTCGCAGACCGTGTGCAAATCATTGTCATCAATCAGACTTTTGATGCGCCGATATGGTTCGCCCGTTGGTAGGCGCACTTTCAGCCAGTCAGGTTTCGTCGATGAAGCGGTCATAGGCTCACAAAAACAAAGTGCAGATTCTATCAGTTTATGAGGCTGTCACTAAATTGTCACCGCTATCCTTTAATCTATTCCCTGTGGTACTTCCCTTCGGTACCCTTTCCGCACAAACAGTCCAGCTGGCGTTGGATTATTCATGAGATAAGAAAAGAAGCTGTTGCCGCGGCTTCTTTTTGCTTTTTCCAAATCGTTTGCACCGTATCAGACTGGATACTGGACGCGACGAAACCCAGTGCCTATGCTGGAAATAACAATTGGGCCGAGTGCCGGCGCCGGGTGAAAGCAGATTAATGCGCACACTAACGCTTTTATTATTCGTTCAACTTTCCGCTCAGCAACAGTGTTTTAGCCATTTTTGAAGCATTTTCTGTTGGAATTGGTGGCACTGATGTGACATACTTTTGCTGATCTTCGAAGACGTCAAGCTCTCGAATCTGCAAGTATTTGCAAAGCCGATTGAAACGTGAAGATGCGCCAGCACTCAGACCGAAAGGTCCTCGTCAGCGGTGACTAAGCTATGCCAAGAAAACCGATCGATTTGCCCTTCAAGCTAGAGTACTTGTCTGTGCTCGACGAAAACGCCGAGTTAGACAAAAAGTTAGACCCTAAACTCACAGATGATGAGCTGAAGACTCTGTATCGATACATGCTGAAAGCCAGACGGGCTGACGAACGCATGTTGAATATGCAAAGACAGGGAAGAATCGGAACGTTTCCACAAGCTTCAGGTCATGAAGCAATCAGCATGGGCTCCGTCTTCTGCCTCAAGAAAGAAGACTGGCTGGTGCCGGCTTACCGCGAACTGGCAGGCATGCTCTACCGTGGCTGGCCTCTCGAAACCATCCTTCTTTATTGGAATGGCTTTGAGGAAGGCGCGAAAGTTCCAGACGGTCTGAACGACTTGCCTATGTGCGTTCCGGTCGCAAGCCAATTGCTTCATGCGGCTGGCATCGGCATGGCGATGAACATTCAACAAGAGAAGAAAGTAGTTCTCACCTTCTTCGGCGACGGCTCGTCGTCGGAAGGCGACTGCCACGAAGCTCTGAACTTCGCCGCAGTATTCAATGCACCAGTTGTATTTATCTGCTTGAACAATCAGTACGCAATCTCTGTGCCGATTGCCAAACAGATGAAGAACGAAACTGTCGCTCAAAGAGCGATTGGTTATGGAATGCAAGGCATAAGGGTCGACGGCAATGATGTACTGGCCGTCTACACCGCTACTCAAGAAGCGATCGAACGGGCGCGCAAGGGCGAAGGTCCAACCCTGATCGAGTGCCTGACCTATCGATTCACTCCTCACACCACTGCAGACGATCCAAAGCGATACCGCTCCGAAGACGAGTCTAAGAAATGGCACCTGCGTGAGCCACTTTTACGCTTCGCTAAATACCTGAACGCCAAAGGCATCATGAACGAAGAGCAGCGACAGCAGATCGAAGCCGAGATAGATGCGGAAATCAAAGAAGCTGTGGCCAAAGCAGAAGAGTTAGCTAAATCGGACGAACTGAGCAATCCACTCAACATGTTCGACTTCTCATTTGCCGAACTGCCTCCATTCCTGGTCGAACAGAGACAAGAGTTGGCCGACCACATTGCCAAACACACAAAGCACAAGAAGGAATCGGGCGAGAAGAAGGCACCCAGTCCAGCCAAAATCTAATTCCGAAGTTATCCGAGACCAGCCTGAGCAGTAACGCCGGGCGCGAGCTAGTCGAGCAAGGAGCGCAAAAAAATGGCACAAATGAACATGGCGAAAGCGATCAACCTGGCGCTGCACGAAGCCATGACCAAAGACAAAAAAGTAATCGTCATGGGCGAAGACGTCGGTCAAGACGAAGGCGTCTTCAGAATCACTGAAGGTTTGCACGCCAAGTTCGGTGACACCAGAGTCATCGATACACCGCTTGCGGAGTCAGGAATCATCGGCACAGCAATCGGTATGGCCCTGTATGGTCTGAAACCAGTTTGCGAAATTCAATTCGCCGGTTTCGACTACTACAACTATCACCAGCTCGAATCGCATGCAGCCAGATTCAGAAATCGCACCCGCGGCAGATTGACTGTTCCGATGGTAATGAGAGCGCCTTACGGTGCCGGCATCAGAGCAATCGAGCACCACTCGGAAAGCCGAGAAGCCATCTATGCACACACACCTGGTTTGAAAGTAGTGATTCCTTCAGGTCCTCGCAATGCCCGGGCCTTGTTGCACAGCGCTATCCAGGACCCGGATCCGGTCATCTATTACGAGCCAAAGGCCGTTTACCGACTCTTTAAGGAAGAAGTTCCCGATGCTATGGAAACGTTGCCAATCGGTCAAGCTCAAATCGCGCGCAAAGGCAAAGACATCACCTTAGTTTCCTACGGCGCCAGTTTAAGACCGACGCTGGAAGCGGCTGAGTTGCTGGAAGAAGAAGACGGAGTGCACGCAGAAGTAATCGACCTGCTCACCATCTCTCCTTTCGATGCTGCCACCATTGTCGACTCGGTGCGTAAAACCGGTCGCTGTGTCGTTGTGCACGAAGGTCCTCGCACTTGCGGTATCGGGGCTGAAATCATCGCCCGCATCAACGAAAACGCCTTCCTCTATCTGGAAGCACCGGTAAAGCGAGTCACCGGATTCGACTGCCAGGT from Candidatus Melainabacteria bacterium encodes:
- a CDS encoding radical SAM protein; translation: MKVKMILPALTEAKSPFYRPIKYSLFPPLGLATLAARLPQGWDIQVVDEHVEELRLDDEPDLVVIQTYITSAFRAYKIADHYRKNGAFVVMGGLHVTSLPDEALQHADTIILGPAGDAWGRFINDFISGKTERTYVAKKRSLVGAPPIRRDLIKRHLYLCPNSIVVSRGCPHTCDFCYKEAFFKGGKSFYTQEVDDALAEIERLPGRHVYFLDDHLFGNERFANALFDGMKGMGRVFQAAGTIQSILRPGLLEKAAEAGLRSLFVGFETLNPSNLQDHDKYQNLNRDYNSAIKRVHDLGVMVNGSFVFGMDHDDETVFDRTVDWAVNQGIETATFHILTPYPSTELHNRMSTEGRMLHRNWDLYDTRHVVHKHPTMSAQTLEDGYWRAYKDFYRWPHILKGAMQKDNLHAQLRHLAYAGGWKKFEPLWDAIIKTQRVTRMLPLLEEVLAAFGKFNSDSEKSDKPSAELSKVA
- the pdhA gene encoding pyruvate dehydrogenase (acetyl-transferring) E1 component subunit alpha; the protein is MPRKPIDLPFKLEYLSVLDENAELDKKLDPKLTDDELKTLYRYMLKARRADERMLNMQRQGRIGTFPQASGHEAISMGSVFCLKKEDWLVPAYRELAGMLYRGWPLETILLYWNGFEEGAKVPDGLNDLPMCVPVASQLLHAAGIGMAMNIQQEKKVVLTFFGDGSSSEGDCHEALNFAAVFNAPVVFICLNNQYAISVPIAKQMKNETVAQRAIGYGMQGIRVDGNDVLAVYTATQEAIERARKGEGPTLIECLTYRFTPHTTADDPKRYRSEDESKKWHLREPLLRFAKYLNAKGIMNEEQRQQIEAEIDAEIKEAVAKAEELAKSDELSNPLNMFDFSFAELPPFLVEQRQELADHIAKHTKHKKESGEKKAPSPAKI
- a CDS encoding alpha-ketoacid dehydrogenase subunit beta gives rise to the protein MAQMNMAKAINLALHEAMTKDKKVIVMGEDVGQDEGVFRITEGLHAKFGDTRVIDTPLAESGIIGTAIGMALYGLKPVCEIQFAGFDYYNYHQLESHAARFRNRTRGRLTVPMVMRAPYGAGIRAIEHHSESREAIYAHTPGLKVVIPSGPRNARALLHSAIQDPDPVIYYEPKAVYRLFKEEVPDAMETLPIGQAQIARKGKDITLVSYGASLRPTLEAAELLEEEDGVHAEVIDLLTISPFDAATIVDSVRKTGRCVVVHEGPRTCGIGAEIIARINENAFLYLEAPVKRVTGFDCQVPYFSKERAYLPDAERVLDGCRATLSF
- the lipA gene encoding lipoyl synthase, whose product is MTASSTKPDWLKVRLPTGEPYRRIKSLIDDNDLHTVCESAACPNRGECWSRGTATFMILGNICTRSCGFCNVITGRPTELDLDEPRRVAEAVAKMQLKYAVITSVNRDELKDGGASVWAETILETRRLSPQTKIEVLIPDFCGNWDALNTVLEARPDVLNHNIETVPRLYLQVRPQGRFDRSLELIARAHEAGFVTKSGLMMGLGETDDEVIEVLKEWRKVNCDLITLGQYMQPTPKHLPVDRWVEPEVFERMNRIGMDMGFKNVFAGPLVRSSYHADEQAMLNR